In Bacteriovorax stolpii, a single genomic region encodes these proteins:
- a CDS encoding sigma 54-interacting transcriptional regulator, which yields MEAMRQMTTELRTARTLYPSVIPNGAREGDSFLLDAFQEKKRTLKLNRTSYRFLFDDHFNFDFIKSEIKLPVFGGATGGFEMILVASTKTKMHNQHSRYLFRSLGETPFKLNGSYSYEAFLERGDVIDLGFNRLHFLRPQRQTSEESLLPAAVMSSSLPVLIEGETGTGKTTLAKKIHEASGRSGRFVHLNLSAFSQGLIESELFGHVRGAFTGALNAKRGAILEAHKGTLFLDEIDSLSLDLQTKLLLFLDNYEVRPVGGESTTTASVRMIFASGSDLKKRVMEGKMRRDFYYRLRAGSSLRLNSLIEDKERIKKLCLDFEKEHCAVLSDELIDFYMNCPWPGNIRQLNSHLMRKKILSEGKRLVIDESDKELMFEEGERVQKQEIIPMEQMKIKYCYETYLRSDKNLTRTAKLLDVSHNTLKAYIAKKESELRDNKVVHINLQDLPFDSGLL from the coding sequence ATGGAAGCTATGAGACAAATGACAACAGAACTGCGCACAGCTCGCACACTTTATCCATCCGTTATTCCCAACGGGGCCAGAGAAGGAGATTCTTTTTTACTCGATGCCTTTCAGGAGAAAAAGAGAACACTCAAACTCAACCGAACTAGTTATCGTTTTCTTTTTGATGATCATTTCAATTTTGATTTTATTAAATCAGAAATCAAACTTCCTGTTTTTGGTGGAGCGACAGGTGGTTTTGAAATGATTCTTGTGGCTTCGACCAAAACTAAAATGCACAACCAACATTCCCGGTACCTGTTTCGCAGTCTGGGAGAAACGCCTTTTAAACTCAATGGGAGTTATTCTTACGAAGCTTTTTTAGAGCGAGGAGATGTCATTGACCTGGGATTTAATCGCCTGCACTTTTTAAGGCCACAAAGGCAGACTTCGGAAGAAAGCCTCCTACCTGCGGCCGTGATGAGTAGTTCTCTTCCTGTCTTAATTGAAGGTGAAACAGGAACTGGAAAAACAACATTAGCTAAAAAAATTCATGAGGCCAGTGGAAGAAGTGGCCGTTTTGTTCATTTAAATCTCTCCGCCTTTTCTCAAGGTCTGATTGAATCAGAACTTTTTGGACATGTTAGAGGAGCTTTTACCGGCGCCTTAAATGCGAAGAGAGGGGCGATTCTCGAAGCACATAAAGGAACTTTGTTTCTCGATGAAATTGATTCTTTGTCTCTGGATCTTCAGACCAAGCTGTTACTTTTTTTAGACAACTATGAAGTTCGTCCAGTTGGAGGAGAAAGCACGACAACTGCTTCTGTCAGAATGATTTTTGCCTCAGGAAGTGATTTGAAGAAAAGAGTGATGGAAGGAAAAATGCGCAGGGATTTTTACTATCGCCTTAGAGCTGGAAGCTCGCTTCGTCTCAACTCATTAATTGAAGACAAGGAGCGTATTAAAAAACTGTGCCTAGATTTTGAAAAAGAGCACTGTGCTGTTTTATCTGATGAGCTGATTGATTTTTACATGAATTGCCCCTGGCCAGGCAATATCAGGCAGCTCAATTCTCATCTCATGAGAAAGAAGATTCTCTCAGAAGGAAAAAGACTGGTGATTGATGAAAGTGACAAGGAACTCATGTTTGAAGAAGGCGAGAGAGTCCAGAAACAGGAAATTATCCCAATGGAGCAGATGAAAATCAAATACTGTTACGAGACTTATCTGCGCTCGGATAAGAATCTTACCCGAACAGCAAAGCTTCTGGACGTTAGTCACAATACACTCAAGGCCTATATTGCCAAAAAAGAAAGTGAGTTAAGAGACAATAAGGTAGTCCACATAAATCTCCAGGATCTTCCCTTCGATTCCGGACTTCTTTAA
- a CDS encoding phytanoyl-CoA dioxygenase family protein, with protein MGYDKNGYLLLKKFYDPSDLKELYSILITFHEAWKKDNSDFYSKRAINSAYLTSPKYLSPNDREELFKFIGSSKLMGILSSLIPDKAMFMNTQLFFNPVNKEQKNYWHRDPQYVLSLDDQQKALKKSKVLHFRIPLHDEPGIELVPGTHKRWDSKEELEVRLETNGKKNNDDLSSGLKINLEAGDLLIFSANMIHRGLYGMNRFALDILFCDSDVELAQFVDLDCLPGKAELAKIENSEIFENALFLKNKFKAEPQ; from the coding sequence ATGGGTTATGACAAAAATGGTTATCTTCTCTTAAAAAAATTTTACGATCCTTCAGATTTAAAAGAGCTGTATTCAATTCTCATCACCTTTCATGAAGCCTGGAAAAAAGATAATTCAGACTTTTATTCAAAAAGGGCCATCAATAGTGCCTACCTGACATCACCAAAATATTTAAGCCCAAATGACCGCGAGGAATTATTTAAATTTATTGGTTCGTCAAAACTCATGGGCATCTTATCATCCCTCATCCCTGATAAGGCCATGTTTATGAATACGCAATTATTCTTTAATCCGGTCAATAAAGAGCAAAAAAATTACTGGCACAGAGACCCTCAATACGTGCTCTCTCTGGATGACCAACAAAAAGCTTTAAAAAAATCTAAAGTTCTTCACTTCCGCATTCCCTTACATGATGAGCCAGGCATTGAACTTGTGCCAGGCACCCATAAGCGATGGGACTCAAAGGAAGAGCTCGAGGTTAGATTAGAAACTAATGGCAAAAAAAATAATGATGATCTCTCATCTGGCCTGAAAATAAATCTTGAAGCTGGTGACTTATTAATATTTTCAGCCAACATGATTCATCGTGGACTCTATGGAATGAATCGTTTTGCCTTGGATATACTTTTTTGTGATTCGGATGTTGAGTTAGCACAATTTGTCGATTTAGATTGCCTTCCAGGTAAAGCAGAATTGGCAAAAATAGAAAATTCAGAAATCTTTGAAAATGCCCTTTTTTTAAAAAATAAATTTAAAGCGGAGCCTCAATGA
- a CDS encoding YicC/YloC family endoribonuclease, translating into MTAQSMTGFGQAATQSENFIVSVEMKSVNNRFKDIRFKMPSTLNAHELELKKEMTDIFSRGSFDVYVNIKRAENKNRFDDLDTKKVSQFIQKVTALTKAEGVTPTLSMTDLLRSEFLIDQDDANQEELSELLFKSFKGAIGELKKSREAEGEKLIKVLEKHLDNYKEHFKTVEKNAEHFKTNVEEKLKKRVDEYKALIAVDQGRLLQEVIFYLEKIDIHEEINRIHSHLEKFQNLLKSSNDVGRQIDFILQELGRETNTIGSKSSMKEISDSVVQMKLQLEKMREQGLNIE; encoded by the coding sequence ATGACAGCACAATCTATGACCGGTTTCGGTCAAGCCGCTACTCAGTCTGAAAATTTCATCGTTTCAGTTGAAATGAAAAGTGTGAACAATCGTTTTAAAGACATTCGTTTTAAAATGCCTTCAACACTCAATGCGCACGAACTCGAACTTAAAAAAGAAATGACCGATATTTTTTCGCGTGGGAGTTTTGATGTTTATGTAAATATCAAGCGCGCGGAAAATAAAAATCGCTTCGATGATTTAGACACAAAAAAAGTTTCGCAATTTATCCAGAAGGTGACTGCGCTGACAAAAGCTGAAGGAGTGACTCCGACGCTTTCAATGACAGATCTTCTTCGCTCAGAGTTTCTGATCGATCAGGACGATGCGAACCAGGAAGAGTTGAGTGAACTTCTTTTCAAATCTTTCAAAGGCGCTATCGGAGAGCTTAAAAAGTCTCGCGAAGCTGAAGGTGAAAAGTTGATTAAAGTCCTAGAGAAACACCTGGATAATTACAAAGAACATTTCAAGACAGTGGAGAAGAACGCTGAACACTTCAAGACCAACGTGGAAGAGAAGTTAAAGAAGCGCGTGGATGAATACAAAGCTCTGATCGCTGTAGACCAGGGAAGACTTCTTCAGGAAGTGATCTTTTATTTAGAAAAGATCGACATCCATGAGGAAATTAACCGCATTCATTCCCACTTGGAAAAATTTCAAAATCTTTTAAAATCAAGTAATGACGTTGGAAGACAGATTGATTTTATCCTGCAAGAGCTTGGTCGCGAGACCAATACCATAGGGTCAAAGTCAAGTATGAAAGAGATTTCAGATTCTGTTGTTCAAATGAAACTGCAGTTAGAAAAAATGCGCGAGCAAGGGTTGAACATTGAATAA
- a CDS encoding NAD-dependent epimerase/dehydratase family protein, with amino-acid sequence MSTKKVLIIGIQGALAKITAELLIKAHPDIRIHGVDSRPIDNIPKRPHITVQQIKYNRTNFEKLFREHQFESVLHLGRLGHSPAMGNIHKRIDINLVGTNTILELAQKFRSKKVVILSTHHVYGALPDNPMFLREDSPLRASFKYAELRDVVEMDQMCTNWMWKNQNQIQTIVLRPCNIIGPQIKNSITQYLKTPYAPLPLDYNPMFQFIHEFDMATMIVNAVEKLGTGIYNVAGDDVVSLHEASEIIGVKKVLVPIIAVEQLAKVLTPVWKFPLYLLDYIKFPATLDNSELKKTLGEDTFRFSAKEALELLKLN; translated from the coding sequence ATGAGCACAAAAAAAGTTCTCATCATCGGGATTCAAGGTGCTCTTGCCAAGATCACTGCTGAGCTTTTAATTAAAGCTCATCCTGATATCAGGATTCACGGCGTGGATTCTCGCCCGATTGATAATATCCCCAAGCGCCCGCATATCACAGTTCAGCAGATTAAATACAACCGCACGAACTTTGAAAAACTTTTCCGCGAACACCAGTTTGAAAGTGTCCTGCACTTGGGACGCCTAGGACACTCCCCAGCGATGGGAAATATCCACAAGCGCATCGACATAAACCTGGTGGGGACAAATACCATTTTAGAACTTGCTCAGAAGTTCCGCTCAAAAAAAGTCGTTATTCTCTCTACTCATCACGTCTACGGAGCTCTTCCTGACAACCCTATGTTTTTAAGAGAGGACTCACCTCTTCGCGCGAGTTTTAAATATGCTGAACTAAGAGATGTGGTTGAAATGGATCAGATGTGTACGAACTGGATGTGGAAAAACCAAAACCAGATTCAAACTATCGTGTTGCGCCCTTGTAACATCATCGGCCCTCAGATTAAAAACTCAATCACTCAATACTTAAAAACGCCTTACGCTCCTCTGCCCCTTGATTATAATCCAATGTTCCAGTTTATCCATGAATTCGACATGGCCACCATGATCGTCAATGCTGTCGAAAAACTTGGAACAGGAATTTACAACGTTGCCGGCGATGATGTGGTGAGCTTGCATGAGGCCTCTGAAATTATCGGAGTGAAAAAAGTCCTGGTGCCCATTATTGCAGTCGAGCAACTGGCAAAAGTTTTAACCCCGGTGTGGAAGTTTCCCCTCTACCTTCTGGATTACATCAAGTTCCCAGCGACTCTGGATAATAGCGAGCTAAAAAAGACATTGGGCGAAGACACATTCCGCTTTAGTGCCAAAGAAGCACTTGAACTTCTAAAGCTCAACTGA
- a CDS encoding GFA family protein produces MEKHSGSCLCGQITFEVNGHFESFFLCHCKHCQKDTGSAHAANLFSSSAKLTWISGEEKVRTFLLNSTRHSKSFCDNCGSAMPNLQLNGQLLVVPAGSLDEDVELKPTAHIFCRSKSSWSKNLEGVKEFETFPG; encoded by the coding sequence ATGGAAAAGCATTCTGGATCATGTCTTTGTGGTCAAATTACATTTGAAGTAAACGGCCATTTTGAAAGTTTCTTTCTTTGTCACTGCAAACATTGTCAAAAAGACACAGGTTCTGCTCATGCGGCAAACCTCTTCTCATCAAGCGCGAAACTCACTTGGATTTCAGGTGAAGAGAAAGTGAGGACCTTTCTCCTTAATTCAACCAGACACTCTAAAAGTTTTTGCGACAACTGCGGCTCGGCCATGCCTAACCTTCAGCTCAATGGTCAGCTCTTGGTTGTTCCAGCTGGAAGCTTGGATGAAGACGTAGAGCTCAAGCCAACGGCCCACATTTTCTGCCGAAGCAAGTCTTCCTGGTCAAAAAACCTTGAAGGTGTAAAAGAGTTTGAAACGTTCCCTGGA
- a CDS encoding DUF1554 domain-containing protein — MKFSHILTLTFFLTLLSCGQSDGVAPGAGSSSTPLKLFVTSSTTTGNIGGIVAADSLCMADSNYPGSGVYKALIVDGSNRVACSSANCSGGSSEHVDWVLRANTQYQRVSDGATVGTTNANGIFSFPLTNSLDASYTYWLFTGLTANWITNTGDCTNWSSTGGFGGFGLGDKTTIEAVYSNNGSCSTSVKLICVEQ, encoded by the coding sequence ATGAAATTTAGTCATATACTCACACTAACATTTTTTCTTACTTTATTGTCTTGCGGACAAAGTGACGGAGTTGCTCCAGGTGCGGGCTCTTCTTCCACTCCACTCAAATTGTTTGTAACATCTTCGACGACTACCGGTAATATCGGAGGAATCGTGGCGGCAGACAGTTTGTGTATGGCCGATTCAAATTACCCTGGCTCTGGCGTGTACAAAGCACTTATAGTCGATGGTAGCAACAGAGTTGCCTGTAGCAGCGCTAACTGCTCTGGTGGCTCATCAGAGCATGTAGATTGGGTACTTCGTGCAAATACTCAGTACCAAAGAGTATCAGATGGTGCGACTGTCGGTACAACCAATGCAAATGGGATTTTTAGCTTTCCTCTCACGAATTCTCTTGATGCCTCTTATACCTACTGGCTGTTTACTGGATTAACTGCAAACTGGATTACCAATACCGGTGATTGTACGAATTGGAGTAGTACCGGTGGATTTGGAGGATTCGGTCTTGGAGATAAAACGACAATCGAAGCCGTTTATAGTAACAATGGTAGCTGTTCAACTAGTGTTAAATTAATTTGTGTAGAACAATAA
- a CDS encoding lysophospholipid acyltransferase family protein — protein MVIFKQKFTKLEKALEKRYSKERDPWGLEPKRAISDLKAIWPFYKYYFDVRLHGKEKVEDKAYMVVSNHTGQIPIDGLLICTAFATELDHPKILRPLVERFLTSLPFLGRWSSEGGAVLGDRINCLNLLKRGESILVFPEGVRGIAKETKDHYKLQRFTKGFLRMALTSKVEILPIAVVGAEEFFPYVYHLKKVAKLLHVPAVPLSLNLFPLPSPIDIYIGDPYMLPAELSAEALDEELEPHIIALEKKIEELTQEGLKNKRTIAQRLKS, from the coding sequence TTGGTTATCTTCAAACAAAAATTCACTAAGCTGGAAAAGGCCCTGGAAAAACGCTATTCCAAAGAACGCGATCCTTGGGGGTTAGAACCTAAGCGTGCCATCAGTGACCTGAAGGCCATCTGGCCATTTTATAAATATTATTTTGATGTCCGACTTCATGGGAAAGAAAAAGTTGAAGATAAGGCCTACATGGTGGTTTCTAACCACACCGGCCAGATTCCGATTGACGGGCTTTTAATCTGCACCGCTTTTGCGACAGAACTCGATCATCCAAAAATCCTACGCCCCTTAGTTGAGCGCTTTCTCACCTCCCTTCCTTTTTTAGGAAGATGGTCGAGTGAAGGCGGAGCGGTTTTAGGCGACAGGATCAACTGTCTTAATCTTTTAAAGCGCGGGGAATCCATTCTCGTTTTCCCTGAAGGTGTCCGCGGGATTGCAAAAGAAACAAAAGATCACTACAAACTTCAGCGCTTCACGAAGGGCTTTTTAAGAATGGCCTTAACGTCAAAGGTTGAGATCCTTCCGATTGCCGTCGTTGGAGCAGAAGAGTTTTTTCCTTACGTTTACCACTTAAAGAAAGTGGCGAAACTTCTTCATGTACCAGCTGTGCCCTTGTCACTGAACTTATTTCCTCTTCCTTCTCCTATTGATATTTACATTGGCGATCCCTATATGCTTCCGGCCGAACTTAGTGCTGAAGCTTTAGATGAAGAGTTAGAGCCGCATATCATTGCCCTGGAAAAGAAGATTGAAGAGCTCACACAAGAAGGGCTAAAAAACAAACGCACAATAGCGCAAAGGTTAAAGTCATGA
- the yihA gene encoding ribosome biogenesis GTP-binding protein YihA/YsxC: MSYTIRQQSAQFKMGISDIAQFEEWLADHKDIIGVSFVGRSNVGKSSMINALFGSKTARVSKTPGRTREINIFEFELNLNGKKSDLPPFYLIDLPGYGFAEVSKEMSKNWNELMGAFFAEASESMLLLNLQDARHPDQDVDRQFYDFIKGFARKTVLVFNKIDKLKTQKERAALEKLKPALSKDYKWIRQMYFASAESKKGVPQVEEAIVTHILEELELRKTHEDSDI, from the coding sequence ATGAGCTACACAATCAGACAACAAAGCGCACAGTTCAAAATGGGAATTTCAGACATTGCTCAATTTGAGGAATGGCTGGCAGACCACAAAGATATTATCGGCGTAAGTTTCGTTGGCCGCTCAAACGTTGGTAAGTCGAGCATGATCAATGCTCTTTTTGGTTCAAAGACAGCGCGCGTTTCTAAAACTCCAGGACGCACACGCGAGATCAACATTTTTGAATTTGAATTAAATCTCAATGGAAAAAAATCAGACCTTCCTCCGTTTTACCTGATCGACCTCCCAGGTTACGGATTTGCAGAAGTTTCAAAAGAGATGTCAAAAAACTGGAACGAATTGATGGGGGCTTTTTTTGCAGAGGCTTCTGAATCAATGCTGCTATTAAACCTGCAGGATGCCCGTCATCCAGATCAGGATGTAGACCGCCAGTTCTATGATTTCATCAAAGGCTTCGCGAGAAAAACGGTTCTTGTTTTTAACAAAATCGATAAACTTAAAACTCAAAAAGAAAGAGCTGCTCTTGAAAAACTAAAGCCTGCTCTCTCAAAAGATTATAAATGGATTCGCCAAATGTACTTTGCTTCAGCTGAAAGCAAAAAAGGTGTCCCTCAAGTTGAAGAGGCCATCGTCACACACATTCTGGAAGAGTTAGAATTAAGAAAGACTCACGAAGACTCAGATATCTAG
- a CDS encoding cyanophycinase: protein MKIKALFLGLMLSQSVLAAPGVVVLAGGGPEGDIGMEKDWSYTLYKKLIDNGDTTKDGKIKVVVLSLDKPDTNFMVDYLKSMGATSSENLVINSKKAANDPKLVKTLADADVLFIRGGNQGKAYQLWKDTKLHEQIKALADRGGAIGGTSSGSMGLSQYSMTGGQDFTSKDVMQDAHSPLLNDKVDPSVSGIHNDFLNLVPGVIVDTHCGERARLGRILAVQAKVIEDYKDDKIVGICLEEKTGLVVKDGKAEVFGTGVVHFTQETEGTKMIREPGKALVYTDIRNDALTQGWTFDLKTRLPDLKKKPESAQSIRPVTLCGLADDKFSVEGSVVTNYTMNEPEKTRNLFIANDAHSDFKLKTGDRIRGLVQTRSLVKLSEHPESSIVFLDANSKLEGIGDNRFISLKKSGKEAEVPSLILDCQYCSFTSTSPYLSNQDDGSQTLRSAGMVNMRVHVISKDVAYNVKDHTTSYSDSEALGPTCEETVKKKVTKFLDDQQKILTKMICK from the coding sequence ATGAAAATAAAAGCATTATTTCTGGGGTTAATGCTTTCTCAATCTGTCCTGGCCGCGCCAGGAGTAGTCGTGCTTGCGGGCGGAGGTCCGGAGGGCGATATTGGGATGGAGAAGGATTGGTCGTACACTCTTTATAAAAAACTCATCGATAACGGTGACACGACTAAAGATGGAAAGATTAAGGTCGTTGTTCTCTCACTCGATAAACCTGACACCAATTTCATGGTGGATTATCTCAAATCCATGGGGGCGACGAGCTCTGAGAATCTGGTTATCAATTCTAAAAAAGCGGCCAATGACCCCAAGCTTGTTAAGACGCTGGCCGATGCTGATGTTCTCTTTATTCGCGGTGGAAACCAGGGGAAAGCTTATCAGTTGTGGAAAGATACAAAACTTCATGAGCAAATTAAAGCGCTGGCCGATAGAGGTGGAGCTATTGGTGGAACGAGTTCTGGTTCAATGGGGCTTTCGCAGTACTCGATGACTGGTGGGCAGGATTTTACAAGTAAAGATGTTATGCAAGACGCGCATTCACCACTTCTAAACGATAAAGTCGATCCATCTGTTTCCGGAATTCATAATGACTTTTTAAACCTGGTTCCAGGAGTCATTGTCGACACTCATTGTGGTGAGCGCGCAAGACTAGGAAGAATTTTAGCAGTACAGGCAAAAGTAATTGAAGATTATAAAGACGATAAAATCGTCGGGATTTGTCTGGAAGAAAAAACCGGACTTGTGGTCAAAGATGGAAAGGCCGAAGTTTTTGGTACTGGTGTCGTTCATTTTACGCAAGAAACAGAAGGCACAAAAATGATCCGTGAGCCGGGGAAGGCCTTGGTTTATACTGACATCAGAAACGATGCCCTGACTCAGGGATGGACGTTTGATTTAAAAACCAGACTTCCTGATTTAAAAAAGAAACCAGAGAGTGCTCAATCAATCAGACCAGTGACTCTTTGTGGTTTGGCCGATGATAAGTTCTCAGTAGAAGGATCAGTTGTTACAAATTACACGATGAATGAACCTGAAAAGACGAGAAACCTTTTTATTGCCAACGATGCTCACTCTGATTTTAAGTTAAAAACAGGGGATAGGATTAGAGGTTTGGTTCAAACCAGGTCATTGGTAAAACTCTCAGAGCACCCAGAATCAAGCATTGTTTTTTTGGATGCTAATTCCAAGCTCGAAGGGATTGGAGACAATCGTTTTATCTCGCTTAAAAAATCAGGGAAGGAAGCTGAGGTTCCAAGTTTGATTCTTGATTGTCAGTATTGTTCTTTCACTTCAACCTCACCCTATCTTTCTAACCAGGATGATGGAAGCCAGACTCTGCGATCTGCGGGAATGGTGAACATGCGTGTTCATGTGATTAGTAAAGATGTTGCTTACAATGTTAAAGACCATACGACATCTTATTCAGACTCTGAAGCCTTAGGTCCAACATGCGAGGAAACAGTAAAGAAGAAAGTCACGAAGTTCCTCGATGATCAGCAAAAGATTCTTACAAAGATGATTTGTAAATAA